The genome window TCACAGTACTGCCCATGATTTgaatataaaatcaacaaattaagttaacagctcttttttttttaattattattattaaattttttttataagcaccAGTAAGTTCGTTATAGAAAAAGCACTTTGCAAAGTGGAATCTACTGAacgtttgatttttcaaatggATGAAGCCCTGAGTAAACAACTTTAGAAGAACTATAATAAAGTCTTTGTCAAACAACACAAAAGTGGAAATTGATGGGAAAGGAAGAAGCAACATAACCACCCTTGGTTTTATGATAAAAAGTGGACTTCTTGATaagatttcttataaaatatgaagaaaagatgaggaaaaaaaacctctttacTAGATCCCAAACATCTTGCTGCTCGATCACTACGATCAAGAGAACTTTCTGGTACTCGATCTTGTAGATGATTCGTGTGGCTCGGACCCTAATCGAAGTTCAAGGTCCAATCCTGCTTGCGAGGTAGCTTGATTGAACTCCATCTTGTTTTCTTCACTGCCATCAGTGCCTACCTTCGCATCAACGATAAAGGGTAGCTGCTGAAATTCTTCGCTAGCCTTATTTCTAGGAGTAGCACAATCATCTTCAATAGATGGAGCACATGGGGTTTCAGGCGCACTGCTTGTTTCCTCAGTCGACTTTGTGAtgttcaaagaaagaaagttttCGTCCAAAGCTTGTTTGAGTTTTGCCCTATCTCTTCTATGGATATTCATGTGGCCTCCTAATGCTTGTGCATTTGTGAAGCCTCTCTTGCAGAAAGAACAAGTATAAGACCTTACATGACTTGAACCCTGCAGGTCATCTGAACTGCATGCCTTCTGGTCGGACTTTCCGGTGGTCGTGAGACTAATATCCATTATTTCAAGCCtgagaggaaagagagagaaattgagaaaatagaGGGAGACAAAAGGATGGAGGCAATATTATACGGGTCAAATGATCAGTTGCAAGAGAGGCTTGGATCATTTAGAGGAAGTATATCTGGCCAGGATAATTTTCTTCTTGCTAGGTAGCTTAGATGCATGaacaacaaatttgattttatcaactCACTTTTAATGACCAAATTGTCCTTCAAAACTggtcagaatttttttttttaccgagtTTAATAATAGCAGCCATTTTACTTGTCCGAAGTTCCCTTCTGTTCTATATTTAATACAAATTAGATACGTGGAGGAAAGGTTCTAAGAAACTCATATTCCAACTTTTAGAGCTTGTGAAAGGATATTTGTATTCTATAGAAATTGCAGACTTTCCACTATCAATCTTTTGATGTGGACGTTTGAACTCCTCTCATGTGCTGGTCAAAAGCCTAGGTAGTCTGCAAGTGCATAGCTTCAAAGAACGGTGACGTTTACACATAAACGAAAGGGGAAGAACCGGATGGATGGAGAGAGAGGAATCGGACATGTCTCTTTCGTATTAGGTTTTGTTGAATATCCATCGGAATGCATAGAGACTTTCTATACCCtgtgagataatttttaattacatcaataaaatgtatatatatatatatatatatgctactaTCTTGTTtcatagtaataataataaaaaaggggaTGCCTCATATGTTCATAAGTTACCCAGGGAATTAGATCGACTCTTGGCTTCGTGATTTTACATAAATGagtttaattactttattatttaacatataaTCAAATGGCTTGGCTTTACTGTAGCAGCAATGACCAATGAAAAGCCATGTAATTCGTCACTTTTATCCTTAAaagttttgaggttttttttttaactttaattttattttttaatattgaattcaCTTagtattgaattttataatttattttgatttattttttatgaagttatctcagtTTTATGACCTGAGTTGCAAGTTTTACAGGTTAGCCGTATAGACTCTAGTAATCTTTTTTGGTCCAACAAAGGGTTGATTGGGAAtcagactttataatttttttcaattcattttttatggagttatctaGGTCTTCTGacccgggtttgacaggttaacccaagttgacttagcttattttttatcccttatttatttattttttgaatttaattcttcaaaattgcattgattggaaattagaatttataatttctttatatttgttttttatatggttattactGTTTTATAACCCGGATCACGGGTTAAGCCAATTGACTCAGCTATAACACCCCAAATAGATAATATGTGGTCACATATTAAAATCAATGGAACACCACTATAATAGCgtgaaattgtttttgaagcCTAGTTAATACATATCCACCCTCAGTTAATACATAGTCCCTAATCTTTTAGTTGACCCTTTTATAAGGCATAAGCCCATAATGATATTTCTTACACTAAGACCAATAAGTAGCCCTAAGCATAAAGGTCTTCACTTCGAGACCCTTTTTAATCACCATTTAGAGATATGATAACATAATCAACAAGTAATCATTGTCCACCCACATCTATGTCAAAGATGTATACCCAAACATCTTTCTAGTCTTTGTTTATACGACCAACTATTATTCAACAACTACCTCCAAACCTGTGTCTGgtacaagaaaaatgaaatcaacCCCCTATTCTTTATGGCCGATCTAAAATAACCATTTAGAGTCTCACTCTTATAAGTAAAATACGCATCCAACATGTCTTTTTAGAAACCTCAATTCTAGCCCCACTCATGTGGCTGACTTCCATGATTATAACTCATACGTACTTACCTTTAATACCTATTTACAAGTTAAACCTCTCATTGGGGTTAGTTTCCATACAACATTTCATTCAACGTGACTATTATTAGATATCAATCCTACCCCCCTCTCATGTGGCTAGCTACCATATCGCAACACAATTCTCATGATAAATATCACAATAACATTTCATCAGTCTTTTTACCAATGCATTACCACGCAACGTGTAACTCATCATCAATATActacttaaaaaattaagaattgtatataatattgaaaaattaaaaagggtgAGGTGACGAGCACCTACCTAATTCCCTCACTAGTCCGACCCCGCTCGGTCGGGGTTCCACACCTGATGCCTCTCCTACATCACACAAATTTGTGCATCAAGTACACTCCTTAAATATTAAGTGTTTTCTTCTTAAAACTTTCAATAATCTAAGTACTTAGTGCACATAAATTCTATCCCTTACATTTTCACACCTTACGCATAAGGTTTCCAACACTCAAACTTTTCCAATAATAACAATATCTTTCTGCAAGCTAGTTACATGCACACATGCATTATGTTTTCCTTTCCACATTTTAATCACCCAACTTTCCCATGTTAATTAAGTTTTGGGGCTGCCCAAATTAGCCCCTTTACATCCTGCAATAGGGCTTTCATGGCAGCCCTATTTTAGATACTTTTAGCCATCAAAGAGTTTCTAACCTTTTCAAAATCAGGCTTACTACTTCAACCATTATTTTCACCTTCTTATGGTGCCAGAACAACCcctaattaatcaattttaggGTTGCTACAACATCCCCAAGTTTTGCACCTAAAAACCCCTTATTCAACCCTCCTTTCTCTCAAATTTAGGGTTGTCGTGAAAACCCCTATCTTTTCCTTTGTTGAAGTGTTGAATCAACTATTAACACACATATTATAGCTATATTTGTAGCTATGGTTCGCCGAAAATGGATTACTATCTCAACCCCCAAATCTCACAGTACACCTTACACATTGTTTTTGAAACGTACAACTTCAAGTCCAATAAACAATATCATCCAATCATATACAAAATAATACATCCAATGATCATGATCATCTAGGCCAAAATTAatccattggttttttttccaatatttttcttcaattccctTTGCtatttacaaataattaagCTCTACAACACATTGATTAATCAATTTAcatgtatattaatttttttaaaagccatTCAAGATTATGAAATTCAAGAATCCAAGAACTTAGTTCTTTCTTCTACATTACATGCGAGAATCAAATTCTCCATAATTAGCtattattaaacattaaaaatcaagaaatccaATACAATAATACACTCTCATAGGTGGACATTTTGGCCAAACCCCCCTCCCTCTTTGCCCAAGGgatttccttttaaaatttatgacaAGAATTCATTAAAGCATCACACACATTTGTAAAGATTGTTAATTCCTAATGAGATACCTTTTCTCCTCAATCTAcctaactttaaaaataaaaaaatcaagaaattcaagaaTTCTTTAAACTTCATGCAATAAGTCATGTTTATCACACTAATGAGGTTCATTCAACAATAATTGTTcacaaattcaaataaatagtcGTTACCCATGCATAACCCTAATTGGTTGAACCTATCTCCCTCTCTTTCtaaagatttttctttaatcttaaACAACTCCTTACTTAATACTACTCCCTTGTTATGCCTATTAACCAGTTTTGTCATTACTTTACAGTTTCCCCAAATTCCCAACATGaatcctaaaattaaaattaggattttttcaatatgtttCCATGTAATGGAAATTATTTGATCCTACACCTTTTAAGTTGTATTAACATCATTAATTCATCaagattttcaagaaaacactttcccCCTAAATATTTCTTCTTGGCTGAATCCTTTACCCCTATAATTCTTAgtggttttcattttattttaagcatAGAACCATTTGATCATAATTCATCCTCATCTACTTTCATGCATTTAACAAGAAACAAGGTTTTCAAAATACTAACATCcaaatctctaaaaataaaaaatttaataaactcaatCTTTCATCAAGATTTCATGCATATAACTACATATATTTCATCAATGATGTTCCCTTAATATTAGTCATgcataaatttcaaaaagaatacacacaaaaaaatccttGTCTTCGTCGAACCTCTCTAGggtttttatccaaaatttttCTTCAAGATTCTTGCTTAGTTATACCAATTAATCCTTATCTCGAGGTTATACTATGTAATATTTGCAAAGAACACATTTTTCCTAATTTCTCATAAACCCTAGTTTGCACAAGAATTGAACACTCCCTTAAACAAGTTCTTaagttcttgatattttttaagtttttgtttttctctgttGTGTTCCTTATTAGACatgtttcctttcttcttcttttttatataaaaaaacaacgaaagCTTTCACTCCCACAATACCCTCTATACTCTTCTTTCAATCGCTCTTGACAATAGTGTTCTCTAGATGTGAGAATAGAAGCTACAAGTTTAAAACTTCTCTCTCAGCCCTCTTAAAAACCTCTGGCCTcctctctttgtttttaaaagagagcttattttttttagtacttAAGTTTCCTATTTCCCAATTATGGCACTCCCCTCTTAGGTCAATCTTAGTGTTCAACCCTAATCccctttttttatacaatttcaccccccctttttttatttagttttctcttcttttttttagttaggggttttacatttttttttcctttcttagtctattttttttcattttatcctttaatattatgttgactgagaattaagcttcataaatATTTTCGATTTACATTTATAAGATTATCCTAGTCTTATAACTCCAATCACAAGATTTATCAGTTGATTTTGGTGGTTTCTTGTGtcctttttataattgattttttttaatttcacccttcaacattgggttgattagtGATTGAGTttcgtaattgttttttatttgctttttatggggttatccctGTCTTATGATCCATGTTTAGAAGGTTAATCCGAGTTaacttgacttattttttt of Populus trichocarpa isolate Nisqually-1 chromosome 16, P.trichocarpa_v4.1, whole genome shotgun sequence contains these proteins:
- the LOC7468821 gene encoding transcriptional regulator TAC1, with protein sequence MDISLTTTGKSDQKACSSDDLQGSSHVRSYTCSFCKRGFTNAQALGGHMNIHRRDRAKLKQALDENFLSLNITKSTEETSSAPETPCAPSIEDDCATPRNKASEEFQQLPFIVDAKVGTDGSEENKMEFNQATSQAGLDLELRLGSEPHESSTRSSTRKFS